A window from Drosophila yakuba strain Tai18E2 chromosome 3L, Prin_Dyak_Tai18E2_2.1, whole genome shotgun sequence encodes these proteins:
- the LOC6532792 gene encoding la-related protein Larp4B isoform X1, with the protein MEYYLGGYVYMNGDALKIQPPVYTNVPVETAMLATNLFGATTQIAASPAAAAAAHIPLITAAAAAAAAAGAPAVAPPVAVAPVATASTAQAAVVPAQQQQQQAHPHQAQILAHTHVAHQQQQQQQQQQQQQTLQQHLHQQQQQQSPHPAQHLTYGHQPALPQATAGGSGTVAGGAAGASGGVGEAQDTNEYAIMNGALAQTQDGTVVCYTTDALNNTNLVALDPQPHQIVVPVQVPVQVPVPVQLPANGSADQQQGSHNAAGGEEPNIPLDKLKQMLATQLEYYFSRENLANDTYLLSQMDSDQYVPIYTVARFNLVRKLTNDINLITEVLRESPNVQVDDKGLRVRPNRKRCIIILREISNNTPLDDVKALFSNESCPRPISCEFAANNSWYITFESDEDAQKAFKYLREEVKEFQGKPIMARIKPKSFINRIQAVPNMKNGYRLTSPPTANVFDPSGAGAATVGYAAAQQPRYLYTNGAAIAAPASVQYSNPVLIPIPQNQFYPGLVAGPWPPGTVAATAAHGQNFYELGGNIFTTNPLAPPPVTAGFAQAPPPTAQAMVTSKPQGGGRYNNNHRGNPNNVGGANSGPRGESRGKPPRNTQTASHIQGGSIVPIQITGAIPGGMVSVVPANIVQDPLQPAPLQQQPQQVIQQIQQQPTSSAQQQQASVQVNNSTRHYPIKSNWKGGMQKNLDKSYGGGVTTHHHYTTQVQALPAHSHHLQAQQQQQGQTQQQHYQLASSSAASAPQVTYVSTAPAPQQQPGQHQHHLVVQQTQPQPQQQQVVLQQQQVQVQELQEAGDGVEHSSHAMQQVNRSSNMSASSSSSLATSISKEPLQWQNRPRRRRRDEEGGINYSPGGRVGLYGSSPSNPHPQQHLMSSSTGSNVQSGGGTDGGGASHRGGERQTHYNTIHDVPPPQHRGNYKGNNYNPHYHAQHSSMASGSHHHHHHNALSSQQQQHHMTTGTGQQGSGHHYHHHHHHNSIGSNVGNSGGLGVSSGGSGGGGTGGGSGSNSLSGGSNERGIHHSSLGYQGHQHQHQQQQQQQQQQQQQQQPAAPVQPPQFDLEDAAFPPLPATSATAPHTPQATGGASLHNSTTSSSSSTGLGQKQTLHQQQQQPHQHQVLSSSVDSAGGEEQRSSNQHSIEAGNIHLANSSTANNWAENRLSDVVRTGGGGGGSGGKGKARKDNRHPQGQNQPHLAHNYQQRNPPVSPTPVLGAEYGIQIQEGNNTKNVTKQSSSNNNSIHVIKCQTPNINASSKEEAAGAQQQQQQQLDKSNKTEDEMHPKQPSQQRLVEGYVQQQQLPLLAGHNEYSAALAAGAGACSVVEGGLTTSLAECSLGQHKKPPSVAALHAKKDANLLEKGASKHKSVATSTSTENLSAAATASKLSYAQVAQHHKAAASSDGKETGSGGSTGTLSPTGSHKMDLVFGDPAVVVAAVEKSGLATVSTEKRAAGGASPAALIGKPVGNLTATNITQGSSAVVVSAKEKDNRPNAAVRQLSKEKQQQHQQQHYGSATEHNTNANVGLGTSGNRKSRANNS; encoded by the exons ATGGAATACTACCTAG GAGGATATGTGTACATGAACGGAGATGCACTCAAGATCCAGCCGCCCGTCTACACCAACGTTCCTGTCGAGACGGCGATGCTAGCCACTAATCTGTTTGGCGCCACCACCCAAATTGCAGCGTCAcccgcagcagccgccgctgcCCACATACCGTTGATCACagccgcagctgcagcagccgccgccgcaggCGCTCCAGCAGTAGCTCCTCCAGTTGCCGTTGCTCCAGTGGCCACCGCATCAACAGCACAAGCAGCAGTTGTGcccgcccagcagcagcagcagcaggcgcatCCACACCAGGCCCAGATTCTGGCCCATACGCACGTAGcccaccaacagcaacaacagcagcaacagcagcagcagcaacagacgCTCCAACAGCAtctccaccagcagcagcaacagcagtcgcCGCATCCCGCCCAACATCTGACCTACGGCCATCAGCCGGCGCTTCCGCAGGCCACGGCTGGAGGATCAGGAACAGTagccggaggagcagcaggagcatcCGGAGGAGTCGGAGAGGCGCAGGACACAAACGAATACGCCATCATGAATGGCGCACTCGCCCAGACCCAGGATGGCACTGTGGTCTGCTACACCACAGACGCCCTGAACAACACGAATTTAGTTGCTCTCGATCCGCAGCCCCATCAAATTGTAGTGCCGGTCCAGGTTCCTGTCCAAGTCCCAGTGCCCGTTCAGCTCCCAGCCAATGGGTCAGCTGATCAGCAGCAAGGCAGCCACAATGCAGCCGGTGGAGAGGAGCCCAACATACCATTGGACAAGCTCAAGCAAATGCTGGCCACCCAACTTGAGTACTACTTCTCCAG AGAGAACCTGGCCAACGACACTTACCTACTCTCCCAGATGGACAGCGACCAGTATGTGCCCATTTACACTGTGGCCAGATTCAATTTGGTGCGAAAACTAACCAATGACATCAATCTCATCACTGAGGTGCTGCGTGAATCGCCCAATGTCCAGGTGGACGACAAAGGTCTGCGCGTGCGTCCCAATCGCAAGCGTTGCATCATCATTCTGCGCGAGATATCGAACAACACGCCTCTCGATGACGTCAAG GCTCTGTTCAGCAACGAGAGCTGTCCCCGCCCGATATCCTGCGAATTCGCCGCCAATAACTCGTGGTACATAACTTTCGAGTCGGACGAAGATGCGCAGAAGGCGTTCAAGTACCTGCGCGAAGAGGTCAAGGAGTTCCAGGGCAAGCCGATCATGGCTCGCATCAAGCCCAAATCGTTTATCAATCGCATCCAAGCTGTACCAAATATGAAGAACGGCTATCGCCTCACGTCGCCGCCGACTGCCAACGTCTTTGATCCATCCGGAGCCGGTGCCGCCACAGTTGGCTATGCGGCTGCCCAGCAGCCCCGCTATCTGTACACCAATGGAGCGGCCATCGCGGCTCCTGCCTCAGTTCAGTACAGCAATCCAGTACTGATT CCGATTCCGCAGAATCAATTTTACCCCGGCTTGGTGGCTGGACCCTGGCCGCCTGGCACTGTAGCAGCCACTGCCGCCCATGGGCAAAACTTTTACGAGCTCGGAGGAAACATCTTTACCACCAATCCTTTGGCTCCACCGCCTGTGACAGCCGGTTTCGCTCAAgctccaccacccaccgcacAAGCAATGGTCACGTCCAAACCGCAGGGCGGAGGGCGCTACAATAACAATCACCGCGGCAATCCAAACAACGTGGGCGGTGCAAACTCGGGACCACGCGGCGAGTCGAGAGGCAAACCACCGCGCAACACACAAACAGCCTCGCACATCCAGGGCGGCAGTATTGTGCCCATCCAGATAACTGGTGCCATTCCAGGAGGAATGGTCAGCGTGGTCCCGGCCAACATTGTGCAGGATCCACTACAGCCAGCCCCTTTGCAACAGCAACCGCAGCAAGTGATCCAACAaattcagcagcagccaacGAGCTCAGCTCAACAGCAACAGGCCTCGGTGCAGGTGAACAATTCTACTCGCCACTACCCCATCAAGAGCAACTGGAAGG GTGGCATGCAGAAGAACCTTGACAAAAGCTATGGTGGTGGTGTGACCACCCACCATCACTACACCACACAGGTGCAGGCTCTGCCCGCCCACAGCCACCATCTGCAggctcagcagcagcaacagggacagactcagcagcagcactatCAATTGGCTTCCTCCAGCGCTGCCAGCGCTCCGCAAGTTACGTATGTATCCACTGCACCGGctccacagcagcagccgggCCAGCATCAACACCACCTGGTGGTCCAGCAGACGCAGCcacagccgcaacagcaacaggtaGTCCTtcagcaacagcaagtgcaGGTGCAGGAGTTGCAGGAAGCGGGTGATGGCGTCGAGCATAGCTCTCACGCCATGCAGCAGGTTaatcgcagcagcaacatgtcTGCCAGCTCCTCCTCATCGCTGGCCACATCGATCAGTAAGGAGCCACTGCAATGGCAGAACCGCCcgcgtcgtcgtcgtcgtgaTGAGGAGGGCGGAATCAACTATTCCCCAGGCGGACGAGTTGGG CTCTACGGCAGCTCGCCATCAAACCCgcatccgcagcagcatcTGATGTCATCTTCCACCGGGAGCAATGTACAATCAGGTGGCGGAACCGATGGCGGTGGAGCATCCCATCGTGGCGGAGAGCGCCAGACCCACTATAACACTATCCACGACGTCCCACCGCCCCAGCACCGTGGCAACTACAAGGGCAATAACTATAATCCGCACTACCACGCCCAGCATTCATCGATGGCGAGTGGCTcgcaccatcaccatcaccacaACGCCCTGtcgtcgcagcagcagcaacatcacaTGACCACCGGCACTGGGCAGCAGGGCTCGGGTCATCACtatcaccaccatcaccaccacaaTTCGATTGGCAGCAATGTGGGCAACAGCGGCGGCTTAGGCGTCAGCAGTGGCGGATCCGGCGGTGGCGGAACTGGCGGAGGATCGGGCAGCAACAGTCTGTCCGGCGGAAGCAACGAGCGCGGTATTCACCATAGCTCCTTGGGCTATCAGGGTcaccagcatcagcaccaacagcagcagcagcaacagcagcagcaacaacaacagcaacaaccagcCGCACCCGTGCAACCGCCGCAGTTCGATTTAGAGGATGCTGCCTTTCCACCACTGCCAGCCACTTCAGCCACCGCTCCACACACACCTCAGGCCACTGGCGGAGCCTCCCTGCATAACTCAACGACCTCGTCCTCCTCATCAACAGGTTTGGGCCAAAAGCAGACCctgcaccagcagcaacagcagccgcatcagcaCCAGGTGCTGAGCAGCAGCGTGGATAGCGCCGGCGGCGAGGAACAACGCTCAAGCAATCAACACAGTATCGAGGCCGGCAATATTCACTTGGCCAACAGTTCTACCGCCAACAACTGGGCTGAGAACCGCCTGTCGGACGTGGTGCGCactggtggtggcggcggcggcagtggAGGCAAGGGCAAAGCTCGTAAGGATAACAGACACCCACAGGGCCAGAACCAGCCCCATTTGGCCCACAACTATCAGCAGCGTAATCCACCCGTTAGCCCCACGCCAGTCCTGGGCGCTGAGTATGGAATCCAGATTCAGGAGGGCAACAATACTAAGAACGTTACGAAGCAGAGCTCCAGTAACAACAATTCGATCCATGTGATAAAGTGTCAAACACCAAATATCAATGCCAGCAGCAAAGAGGAGGCAGCCGGAgcccagcaacagcagcagcagcagctggacaAATCAAACAAGACTGAGGATGAAATGCATCCAAAGCAGCCATCGCAGCAGCGACTGGTCGAAGGCTatgtccagcagcagcagttgccgCTGCTGGCTGGCCATAACGAGTATTCCGCTGCCCTGGCCGCGGGCGCTGGCGCCTGTAGCGTGGTGGAGGGTGGTCTGACCACCAGTTTGGCCGAGTGCAGCCTGGGCCAGCACAAGAAGCCGCCCTCGGTGGCCGCCCTGCATGCCAAGAAAGACGCCAATCTGCTGGAGAAAGGCGCCAGCAAGCACAAGAGCGTGGCCACGTCCACGTCTACAGAAAACCTTTCGGCTGCCGCCACGGCCAGCAAACTCAGCTATGCCCAGGTGGCACAGCACCACAAGGCCGCTGCCTCCTCTGATGGCAAGGAAACGGGCTCCGGTGGCTCCACTGGCACGCTGTCGCCCACCGGCAGCCACAAGATGGACCTAGTCTTTGGTGATCCCGCCGTCGTGGTGGCAGCCGTGGAGAAAAGCGGCCTTGCCACAGTTTCTACCGAGAAACGCGCCGCAGGTGGAGCCTCGCCCGCCGCGCTGATCGGCAAACCAGTTGGTAATCTTACGGCTACCAACATTACCCAAGGCAGCAGTGCTGTCGTGGTCTCTGCCAAAGAGAAAG ATAATCGTCCCAATGCCGCCGTTCGCCAACTGAGCAAggagaaacagcagcaacaccagcagcaacattatGGCTCTGCTACAGAGCACAATACTAATGCCAATGTCGGCTTGGGGACTAGCGGCAACCGCAAGTCCAGGGCCAACAACTCTTAA
- the LOC6532792 gene encoding la-related protein Larp4B isoform X2: MNGDALKIQPPVYTNVPVETAMLATNLFGATTQIAASPAAAAAAHIPLITAAAAAAAAAGAPAVAPPVAVAPVATASTAQAAVVPAQQQQQQAHPHQAQILAHTHVAHQQQQQQQQQQQQQTLQQHLHQQQQQQSPHPAQHLTYGHQPALPQATAGGSGTVAGGAAGASGGVGEAQDTNEYAIMNGALAQTQDGTVVCYTTDALNNTNLVALDPQPHQIVVPVQVPVQVPVPVQLPANGSADQQQGSHNAAGGEEPNIPLDKLKQMLATQLEYYFSRENLANDTYLLSQMDSDQYVPIYTVARFNLVRKLTNDINLITEVLRESPNVQVDDKGLRVRPNRKRCIIILREISNNTPLDDVKALFSNESCPRPISCEFAANNSWYITFESDEDAQKAFKYLREEVKEFQGKPIMARIKPKSFINRIQAVPNMKNGYRLTSPPTANVFDPSGAGAATVGYAAAQQPRYLYTNGAAIAAPASVQYSNPVLIPIPQNQFYPGLVAGPWPPGTVAATAAHGQNFYELGGNIFTTNPLAPPPVTAGFAQAPPPTAQAMVTSKPQGGGRYNNNHRGNPNNVGGANSGPRGESRGKPPRNTQTASHIQGGSIVPIQITGAIPGGMVSVVPANIVQDPLQPAPLQQQPQQVIQQIQQQPTSSAQQQQASVQVNNSTRHYPIKSNWKGGMQKNLDKSYGGGVTTHHHYTTQVQALPAHSHHLQAQQQQQGQTQQQHYQLASSSAASAPQVTYVSTAPAPQQQPGQHQHHLVVQQTQPQPQQQQVVLQQQQVQVQELQEAGDGVEHSSHAMQQVNRSSNMSASSSSSLATSISKEPLQWQNRPRRRRRDEEGGINYSPGGRVGLYGSSPSNPHPQQHLMSSSTGSNVQSGGGTDGGGASHRGGERQTHYNTIHDVPPPQHRGNYKGNNYNPHYHAQHSSMASGSHHHHHHNALSSQQQQHHMTTGTGQQGSGHHYHHHHHHNSIGSNVGNSGGLGVSSGGSGGGGTGGGSGSNSLSGGSNERGIHHSSLGYQGHQHQHQQQQQQQQQQQQQQQPAAPVQPPQFDLEDAAFPPLPATSATAPHTPQATGGASLHNSTTSSSSSTGLGQKQTLHQQQQQPHQHQVLSSSVDSAGGEEQRSSNQHSIEAGNIHLANSSTANNWAENRLSDVVRTGGGGGGSGGKGKARKDNRHPQGQNQPHLAHNYQQRNPPVSPTPVLGAEYGIQIQEGNNTKNVTKQSSSNNNSIHVIKCQTPNINASSKEEAAGAQQQQQQQLDKSNKTEDEMHPKQPSQQRLVEGYVQQQQLPLLAGHNEYSAALAAGAGACSVVEGGLTTSLAECSLGQHKKPPSVAALHAKKDANLLEKGASKHKSVATSTSTENLSAAATASKLSYAQVAQHHKAAASSDGKETGSGGSTGTLSPTGSHKMDLVFGDPAVVVAAVEKSGLATVSTEKRAAGGASPAALIGKPVGNLTATNITQGSSAVVVSAKEKDNRPNAAVRQLSKEKQQQHQQQHYGSATEHNTNANVGLGTSGNRKSRANNS, encoded by the exons ATGAACGGAGATGCACTCAAGATCCAGCCGCCCGTCTACACCAACGTTCCTGTCGAGACGGCGATGCTAGCCACTAATCTGTTTGGCGCCACCACCCAAATTGCAGCGTCAcccgcagcagccgccgctgcCCACATACCGTTGATCACagccgcagctgcagcagccgccgccgcaggCGCTCCAGCAGTAGCTCCTCCAGTTGCCGTTGCTCCAGTGGCCACCGCATCAACAGCACAAGCAGCAGTTGTGcccgcccagcagcagcagcagcaggcgcatCCACACCAGGCCCAGATTCTGGCCCATACGCACGTAGcccaccaacagcaacaacagcagcaacagcagcagcagcaacagacgCTCCAACAGCAtctccaccagcagcagcaacagcagtcgcCGCATCCCGCCCAACATCTGACCTACGGCCATCAGCCGGCGCTTCCGCAGGCCACGGCTGGAGGATCAGGAACAGTagccggaggagcagcaggagcatcCGGAGGAGTCGGAGAGGCGCAGGACACAAACGAATACGCCATCATGAATGGCGCACTCGCCCAGACCCAGGATGGCACTGTGGTCTGCTACACCACAGACGCCCTGAACAACACGAATTTAGTTGCTCTCGATCCGCAGCCCCATCAAATTGTAGTGCCGGTCCAGGTTCCTGTCCAAGTCCCAGTGCCCGTTCAGCTCCCAGCCAATGGGTCAGCTGATCAGCAGCAAGGCAGCCACAATGCAGCCGGTGGAGAGGAGCCCAACATACCATTGGACAAGCTCAAGCAAATGCTGGCCACCCAACTTGAGTACTACTTCTCCAG AGAGAACCTGGCCAACGACACTTACCTACTCTCCCAGATGGACAGCGACCAGTATGTGCCCATTTACACTGTGGCCAGATTCAATTTGGTGCGAAAACTAACCAATGACATCAATCTCATCACTGAGGTGCTGCGTGAATCGCCCAATGTCCAGGTGGACGACAAAGGTCTGCGCGTGCGTCCCAATCGCAAGCGTTGCATCATCATTCTGCGCGAGATATCGAACAACACGCCTCTCGATGACGTCAAG GCTCTGTTCAGCAACGAGAGCTGTCCCCGCCCGATATCCTGCGAATTCGCCGCCAATAACTCGTGGTACATAACTTTCGAGTCGGACGAAGATGCGCAGAAGGCGTTCAAGTACCTGCGCGAAGAGGTCAAGGAGTTCCAGGGCAAGCCGATCATGGCTCGCATCAAGCCCAAATCGTTTATCAATCGCATCCAAGCTGTACCAAATATGAAGAACGGCTATCGCCTCACGTCGCCGCCGACTGCCAACGTCTTTGATCCATCCGGAGCCGGTGCCGCCACAGTTGGCTATGCGGCTGCCCAGCAGCCCCGCTATCTGTACACCAATGGAGCGGCCATCGCGGCTCCTGCCTCAGTTCAGTACAGCAATCCAGTACTGATT CCGATTCCGCAGAATCAATTTTACCCCGGCTTGGTGGCTGGACCCTGGCCGCCTGGCACTGTAGCAGCCACTGCCGCCCATGGGCAAAACTTTTACGAGCTCGGAGGAAACATCTTTACCACCAATCCTTTGGCTCCACCGCCTGTGACAGCCGGTTTCGCTCAAgctccaccacccaccgcacAAGCAATGGTCACGTCCAAACCGCAGGGCGGAGGGCGCTACAATAACAATCACCGCGGCAATCCAAACAACGTGGGCGGTGCAAACTCGGGACCACGCGGCGAGTCGAGAGGCAAACCACCGCGCAACACACAAACAGCCTCGCACATCCAGGGCGGCAGTATTGTGCCCATCCAGATAACTGGTGCCATTCCAGGAGGAATGGTCAGCGTGGTCCCGGCCAACATTGTGCAGGATCCACTACAGCCAGCCCCTTTGCAACAGCAACCGCAGCAAGTGATCCAACAaattcagcagcagccaacGAGCTCAGCTCAACAGCAACAGGCCTCGGTGCAGGTGAACAATTCTACTCGCCACTACCCCATCAAGAGCAACTGGAAGG GTGGCATGCAGAAGAACCTTGACAAAAGCTATGGTGGTGGTGTGACCACCCACCATCACTACACCACACAGGTGCAGGCTCTGCCCGCCCACAGCCACCATCTGCAggctcagcagcagcaacagggacagactcagcagcagcactatCAATTGGCTTCCTCCAGCGCTGCCAGCGCTCCGCAAGTTACGTATGTATCCACTGCACCGGctccacagcagcagccgggCCAGCATCAACACCACCTGGTGGTCCAGCAGACGCAGCcacagccgcaacagcaacaggtaGTCCTtcagcaacagcaagtgcaGGTGCAGGAGTTGCAGGAAGCGGGTGATGGCGTCGAGCATAGCTCTCACGCCATGCAGCAGGTTaatcgcagcagcaacatgtcTGCCAGCTCCTCCTCATCGCTGGCCACATCGATCAGTAAGGAGCCACTGCAATGGCAGAACCGCCcgcgtcgtcgtcgtcgtgaTGAGGAGGGCGGAATCAACTATTCCCCAGGCGGACGAGTTGGG CTCTACGGCAGCTCGCCATCAAACCCgcatccgcagcagcatcTGATGTCATCTTCCACCGGGAGCAATGTACAATCAGGTGGCGGAACCGATGGCGGTGGAGCATCCCATCGTGGCGGAGAGCGCCAGACCCACTATAACACTATCCACGACGTCCCACCGCCCCAGCACCGTGGCAACTACAAGGGCAATAACTATAATCCGCACTACCACGCCCAGCATTCATCGATGGCGAGTGGCTcgcaccatcaccatcaccacaACGCCCTGtcgtcgcagcagcagcaacatcacaTGACCACCGGCACTGGGCAGCAGGGCTCGGGTCATCACtatcaccaccatcaccaccacaaTTCGATTGGCAGCAATGTGGGCAACAGCGGCGGCTTAGGCGTCAGCAGTGGCGGATCCGGCGGTGGCGGAACTGGCGGAGGATCGGGCAGCAACAGTCTGTCCGGCGGAAGCAACGAGCGCGGTATTCACCATAGCTCCTTGGGCTATCAGGGTcaccagcatcagcaccaacagcagcagcagcaacagcagcagcaacaacaacagcaacaaccagcCGCACCCGTGCAACCGCCGCAGTTCGATTTAGAGGATGCTGCCTTTCCACCACTGCCAGCCACTTCAGCCACCGCTCCACACACACCTCAGGCCACTGGCGGAGCCTCCCTGCATAACTCAACGACCTCGTCCTCCTCATCAACAGGTTTGGGCCAAAAGCAGACCctgcaccagcagcaacagcagccgcatcagcaCCAGGTGCTGAGCAGCAGCGTGGATAGCGCCGGCGGCGAGGAACAACGCTCAAGCAATCAACACAGTATCGAGGCCGGCAATATTCACTTGGCCAACAGTTCTACCGCCAACAACTGGGCTGAGAACCGCCTGTCGGACGTGGTGCGCactggtggtggcggcggcggcagtggAGGCAAGGGCAAAGCTCGTAAGGATAACAGACACCCACAGGGCCAGAACCAGCCCCATTTGGCCCACAACTATCAGCAGCGTAATCCACCCGTTAGCCCCACGCCAGTCCTGGGCGCTGAGTATGGAATCCAGATTCAGGAGGGCAACAATACTAAGAACGTTACGAAGCAGAGCTCCAGTAACAACAATTCGATCCATGTGATAAAGTGTCAAACACCAAATATCAATGCCAGCAGCAAAGAGGAGGCAGCCGGAgcccagcaacagcagcagcagcagctggacaAATCAAACAAGACTGAGGATGAAATGCATCCAAAGCAGCCATCGCAGCAGCGACTGGTCGAAGGCTatgtccagcagcagcagttgccgCTGCTGGCTGGCCATAACGAGTATTCCGCTGCCCTGGCCGCGGGCGCTGGCGCCTGTAGCGTGGTGGAGGGTGGTCTGACCACCAGTTTGGCCGAGTGCAGCCTGGGCCAGCACAAGAAGCCGCCCTCGGTGGCCGCCCTGCATGCCAAGAAAGACGCCAATCTGCTGGAGAAAGGCGCCAGCAAGCACAAGAGCGTGGCCACGTCCACGTCTACAGAAAACCTTTCGGCTGCCGCCACGGCCAGCAAACTCAGCTATGCCCAGGTGGCACAGCACCACAAGGCCGCTGCCTCCTCTGATGGCAAGGAAACGGGCTCCGGTGGCTCCACTGGCACGCTGTCGCCCACCGGCAGCCACAAGATGGACCTAGTCTTTGGTGATCCCGCCGTCGTGGTGGCAGCCGTGGAGAAAAGCGGCCTTGCCACAGTTTCTACCGAGAAACGCGCCGCAGGTGGAGCCTCGCCCGCCGCGCTGATCGGCAAACCAGTTGGTAATCTTACGGCTACCAACATTACCCAAGGCAGCAGTGCTGTCGTGGTCTCTGCCAAAGAGAAAG ATAATCGTCCCAATGCCGCCGTTCGCCAACTGAGCAAggagaaacagcagcaacaccagcagcaacattatGGCTCTGCTACAGAGCACAATACTAATGCCAATGTCGGCTTGGGGACTAGCGGCAACCGCAAGTCCAGGGCCAACAACTCTTAA
- the LOC6532793 gene encoding probable protein phosphatase 2C T23F11.1, which translates to MGQTLSEPVTAKESSYCQNAAYRVGSSCMQGWRINMEDSHTHILSLPDDPGAAFFAVYDGHGGATVAQYAGKHLHKFVLKRPEYNDNIEQALQQGFLDIDLVMLRNKTCGDQMAGSTAVVVLVKDNKLYCANAGDSRAIACVNGQLEVLSLDHKPNNEAESKRIIEGGGWVEFNRVNGNLALSRALGDYVFKQENKRPEDQIVTAYPDVETRKIMEDWEFIVLACDGIWDVMSNAEVLEFCRTRIGMGMYPEEICEELMNHCLAPDCQMGGLGGDNMTVVLVCLLHDRPYSDLIARCRNGSQATNDQEVADDATKDEVTKDEAEAETDTETETQTKPCQKQSNSGPMDDEIKLGTHLNKMAAIESHYIYD; encoded by the exons ATGGGTCAGACTCTATCGGAACCGGTGACCGCCAAGGAGTCCTCGTACTGCCAGAATGCCGCCTACCGCGTGGGCAGCTCCTGCATGCAGGGGTGGCGCATCAACATGGAGGACTCGCACACCCACATCCTGTCCCTGCCGGACGATCCGGGTGCGGCCTTCTTCGCCGTCTACGATGGACACGGAGGCGCCACAGTGGCCCAGTATGCCGGCAAGCACCTGCACAAGTTCGTTCTCAAGCGGCCGGAGTACAACGACAACATCGAACAGGCGCTGCAGCAG GGCTTTCTGGACATAGACTTGGTGATGCTGCGCAACAAGACATGTGGTGACCAGATGGCTGGCTCGACTGCCGTTGTGGTTTTGGTCAAAGACAACAAGCTGTATTGCGCAAACGCAGGGGACTCGCGCGCCATTGCCTGCGTAAACGGACAACTCGAAGTCCTGTCGCTGGACCACAAGCCCAACAACGAGGCGGAGTCCAAGCGGATCATCGAAGGCGGCGGCTGGGTGGAGTTCAATCGCGTCAACGGCAATCTGGCACTTTCGCGGGCCCTCGGAGATTATGTCTTCAAGCAGGAGAACAAAAGACCGGAAGATCAAATCGTCACAG CCTACCCGGACGTGGAGACGCGCAAAATCATGGAAGATTGGGAATTCATCGTGCTGGCTTGCGATGGCATTTGGGATGTAATGAGCAATGCGGAAGTGCTCGAGTTCTGTCGCACGCGCATCGGCATGGGCATGTATCCGGAGGAGATCTGCGAGGAGCTGATGAACCACTGCCTGGCACCCGACTGCCAAATGGGCGGTCTCGGCGGCGACAATATGACCGTGGTGCTGGTCTGCCTGCTCCACGACCGTCCCTACAGTGATCTGATAGCCCGCTGCCGGAATGGCAGCCAGGCGACCAATGACCAAGAAGTAGCCGACGATGCGACGAAGGATGAAGTCACAAAGGATGAAGCCGAGGCGGAAACCGATACCGAAACGGAAACGCAAACCAAACCCTGCCAGAAGCAATCCAATTCCGGTCCCATGGACGATGAAATAAAGCTGGGGACGCATCTAAACAAGATGGCAGCGATCGAAAGCCACTATATCTATGATTAA